The following are encoded together in the Buteo buteo chromosome 24, bButBut1.hap1.1, whole genome shotgun sequence genome:
- the SIMC1 gene encoding SUMO-interacting motif-containing protein 1 isoform X6, translated as MVRTTMEENFQEGTLHFLSEFVSRQHYPPKEIISYLIRQILLNPQQGEILKDTYMLLMKIQMLHPANTATVGWDWTLLKYIMEDQEKPPGRLLFLQYVVQTLEDDFQQNLRLRLLQKSIAKKVLSCDTCFNNVKEVVEWLVAAVTGVGFSQPQEQPQETTSSSAEARAEHSSSTLQLASTDQAEVAPPAVFAQKVVLLLQRMLSIAVEVDKSPNCSSCKIADVIFPFILNIPLRSQREAFLNTMESQLLRCKLLELLFQHSCDMPTTLPLSLAKILYFLNHSSVLLQYQDETPTWQRWDEMLQYLSLLLMSYQNVILDHLRSSVIDRMDLIIQKAKPKLQDSDDISHVDIQIKVEDFISRMQQVLGQPFPLQITEKLSIFQELFLIVTAT; from the exons ATGGTGCGCACCACCATGGAGGAGAACTTCCAAGAAGGCACCTTGCATTTCCTGAGCGAGTTCGTCTCCCGACAGCACTATCCCCCCAAAGAAATCATCTCCTACCTGATCAGACAGATCCTGTTGAATCCCCAGCAAGGGGAGATCCTGAAGGACACCTACATGCTGCTGATGAAGATCCAAAT GCTCCATCCAGCCAACACcgccacagtgggatgggacTGGACGCTGCTGAAATACATCATGGAGGACCAG GAGAAGCCCCCTGGCCGGCTCCTCTTCCTGCAGTACGTGGTGCAGACCCTGGAGGATGACTTCCAGCAGAACCTGAGGTTGCGCCTGCTGCAGAAGTCGATTGCCAAGAAAGTGCTTTCGTGTGACACATGCTTCAACAATGTCAA GGAAGTGGTCGAATGGTTGGTCGCAGCAGTTACAGGAGTTGGGttctcccagccccaggagcagcCGCAAGAAACTACATCCTCTTCAGCAGAAGCAAGGGCTGAACACAGTTCATCTACACTACAGCTGGCCAGCACTGACCAGGCAGAGGTGGCTCCACCAGCTGTCTTTGCCCAGAA GGTGGTGCTCCTGCTCCAGCGGATGTTGTCCATCGCAGTGGAAGTGGACAAATCTCCCAACTGCAGCTCCTGTAAGATCGCAGATGTGATATTCCCATTTATACTGAATATTCCCCTGAGGAGCCAAAG GGAAGCTTTCTTAAACACCATGGAGAGCCAGCTCCTGCGCTGCAAACTGCTAGAGCTGTTGTTCCAACACAGTTGCGACATGCCCACAACCTTGCCCTTGTCTCTGGCCAAGATCCTGTATTTCCTGAATCactcctctgtgctgctgcaataCCAG GATGAAACACCAACATGGCAAAGATGGGATGAGATGCTGCAGTACTTGAGTTTGCTGCTGATGAGTTACCAAAATGTAATACTGG ACCACTTGCGGAGCTCAGTCATCGACCGGATGGACTTGATCATTCAGAAAGCCAAGCCCAAGCTCCAGGACAGTGACGACATCAGCCATGTGGACATTCAAATTAAGGTAGAGGACTTCATCAGCCGAATGCAGCAGGTCCTGGGGCAGCCTTTTCCCCTGCAGATCACGGAGAAATTGTCCATATTTCAGGAGTTGTTCCTCATTGTCACTGCTACCTGA